In one window of Candidatus Zixiibacteriota bacterium DNA:
- the amrS gene encoding AmmeMemoRadiSam system radical SAM enzyme has translation MTQIQAKYYEKMPDKRVRCHLCPVECSIKPGKFGICKQRKNIDGELIADGYGQLVSLAIDPIEKKPLYHFHPGKPILSTGPNGCNLKCPFCQNWTISQKKVPTEYVSPEQLTAMADKRGSIGIAFTYTEPLVWYEYIYDCALLLKEKGLKVVLVSNGYINEEPARELFKYVDAMNIDLKSASREYYEKVIHGNRDDVLRTIKIACEMNISVEITNLLIPGENDSEADVKALVDLAADINPLMPLHISRYFPNYKYELPPTEIPSLQKAVEIARSKLAFVYPGNYIDNSNTLCPDCGHLWIERNGYSVRLSEGRFEKCPNCGRKVDIVW, from the coding sequence ATGACGCAAATACAAGCTAAATATTATGAAAAAATGCCGGACAAGCGGGTCAGATGTCATCTGTGCCCGGTAGAGTGCAGTATCAAGCCCGGCAAATTTGGAATCTGCAAACAGCGCAAAAATATCGATGGAGAACTGATTGCCGATGGGTATGGACAGTTAGTCTCTTTGGCGATTGATCCAATCGAGAAAAAACCTTTGTATCATTTTCATCCGGGGAAACCTATTTTATCAACCGGACCTAACGGCTGCAACCTCAAATGCCCGTTTTGTCAGAACTGGACTATATCTCAAAAGAAAGTCCCGACTGAGTACGTCTCACCCGAGCAATTAACAGCAATGGCTGATAAAAGAGGTTCAATCGGAATAGCGTTTACTTATACCGAACCATTAGTCTGGTATGAATATATTTATGACTGTGCCCTGCTGCTAAAAGAAAAAGGCTTGAAAGTGGTTCTCGTTAGCAACGGCTATATCAATGAAGAACCGGCGCGCGAGTTGTTTAAATATGTCGATGCCATGAATATCGATTTGAAATCGGCATCACGGGAATATTACGAGAAAGTAATCCACGGCAATCGTGATGATGTATTGCGAACGATAAAGATTGCTTGCGAAATGAATATCTCGGTTGAAATAACTAATCTGCTTATACCCGGCGAAAATGACAGCGAGGCTGATGTAAAAGCCTTAGTCGATTTAGCGGCTGATATTAATCCATTAATGCCTTTACATATCTCGCGCTATTTCCCGAATTATAAATATGAACTGCCGCCGACTGAAATACCATCGCTTCAAAAAGCCGTTGAAATCGCCCGGTCTAAGCTTGCCTTTGTATATCCGGGAAATTATATTGACAACTCGAATACATTATGCCCCGACTGCGGGCATCTGTGGATAGAAAGAAACGGCTACAGTGTCCGCCTTTCCGAGGGAAGGTTTGAAAAATGCCCGAATTGCGGACGTAAAGTTGATATAGTCTGGTAA
- a CDS encoding pyridoxal phosphate-dependent aminotransferase has translation MTKIDISQRGKILPASPIRKLIPYADKAKKRGIHVYHLNIGQPDIETPVEFWQAIKNYSNKVLAYGNSQGMADYLDKLSAYYKRCGLAINADEIIVTTGGSEAIIFAMTIISNPGDEIIVFEPFYTNYNGFAIQAGIKLVPITTTAESGFHLPSPDVIEKHITNKTRGIMYCNPNNPTGTLYSAEEINSLKNLIIKHNLFLLADEVYREYIYEGKHISVMSLEGIEDRAIMLDSISKRFSACGARVGNLTTKNSDVYTAALYLGQARLCSPTLEQIGAAAAYELGDEYFNKMIGEYRRRRDTVYDGLMKIEGTVCIKPSGAFYIMAKLPIDSAEKFSVFMLDEFDDNGKTVMVAPGPGFYASSGKGESECRIAYVLNTDDLKDAMDVLKRGVEAYNSR, from the coding sequence ATGACGAAAATAGATATATCGCAGCGGGGAAAAATATTGCCGGCATCGCCAATCAGGAAATTAATACCCTATGCCGATAAAGCTAAAAAACGCGGTATTCATGTTTATCATCTCAATATAGGTCAGCCTGATATTGAAACCCCCGTCGAATTTTGGCAGGCGATAAAAAATTACTCCAACAAGGTGCTTGCCTACGGCAATTCGCAGGGGATGGCTGATTATCTCGATAAGCTATCCGCCTATTATAAGCGATGCGGACTGGCTATAAACGCCGATGAAATCATAGTAACGACAGGCGGTTCCGAGGCTATTATTTTTGCCATGACAATTATCAGCAATCCCGGGGATGAGATTATCGTATTCGAGCCTTTTTATACTAATTACAACGGTTTCGCTATTCAGGCGGGCATCAAGCTTGTGCCGATAACGACAACTGCCGAAAGCGGTTTCCATTTGCCATCGCCGGATGTTATCGAGAAGCATATCACCAATAAAACACGCGGCATTATGTACTGCAACCCCAATAATCCTACCGGCACTTTATACAGCGCCGAAGAAATCAATAGCTTGAAGAACCTGATAATTAAGCATAACCTGTTTTTATTAGCGGATGAGGTTTACCGCGAATATATCTATGAGGGCAAACATATAAGCGTAATGTCGCTGGAGGGCATTGAGGACAGAGCGATTATGCTCGACTCAATTAGCAAAAGGTTTTCAGCCTGCGGCGCGCGTGTTGGCAACCTGACAACAAAAAACAGCGATGTTTATACAGCCGCGCTTTATCTTGGGCAGGCACGGCTTTGCTCGCCGACACTGGAGCAAATTGGCGCTGCCGCCGCTTACGAGCTTGGCGATGAGTATTTCAATAAGATGATTGGCGAATATCGCCGCCGCCGCGATACAGTCTATGATGGGCTTATGAAAATCGAGGGCACGGTGTGTATTAAACCAAGCGGTGCTTTCTATATCATGGCAAAACTGCCGATTGACAGCGCCGAGAAATTCTCAGTGTTTATGCTTGATGAATTTGATGACAACGGCAAAACGGTTATGGTTGCTCCCGGTCCCGGTTTCTATGCCTCCTCCGGAAAAGGCGAAAGCGAATGCCGGATTGCCTATGTTC
- a CDS encoding polyphenol oxidase family protein has protein sequence MNDNFCPKVSPEGIHYLDLSGFMTIPCGTITRNESFSLAELQNFILKIVQSDNTASQKYMRLIQLNQKHTNIIIKADSNHDKPADGVYSDSRDDILIIKTADCFPVFLYDGRTCGLIHVGWRGAFAGIIGNFLEQAGNFNPTKAKAAIGPGIESCCFEVSPEVALLFDSKYRHQKKDCFFIDLRGFIIDELTKIGVKCVVSCEACTACKPNWFYSYRREGKKDKQMLSYICSGGK, from the coding sequence ATGAATGACAATTTTTGCCCCAAAGTTTCGCCTGAAGGAATCCATTATCTTGACCTGTCAGGTTTTATGACCATACCTTGCGGAACGATTACAAGAAACGAAAGTTTTTCATTAGCCGAATTGCAAAATTTTATTTTGAAAATTGTCCAATCAGATAATACCGCCAGTCAAAAATATATGCGTTTGATACAACTTAATCAAAAACATACTAATATTATAATTAAGGCTGACAGCAATCATGATAAACCTGCCGATGGTGTTTATAGCGATTCGAGGGATGATATTCTCATCATAAAGACGGCGGATTGTTTTCCTGTATTTCTTTATGATGGCAGAACTTGCGGGCTTATTCATGTCGGCTGGCGGGGAGCGTTTGCCGGAATAATCGGCAATTTTTTAGAGCAAGCTGGCAATTTTAATCCGACTAAGGCAAAAGCGGCAATCGGACCGGGAATCGAGTCTTGCTGTTTTGAAGTATCGCCGGAAGTTGCCCTGCTTTTCGACAGTAAATATCGCCATCAAAAAAAAGATTGTTTCTTTATCGATTTAAGAGGATTTATTATTGACGAACTAACTAAAATTGGGGTAAAATGTGTTGTTAGTTGTGAGGCCTGTACAGCATGCAAACCGAACTGGTTTTATTCTTACAGGCGGGAAGGAAAGAAAGATAAACAAATGTTAAGTTATATTTGCTCAGGAGGAAAGTAA
- a CDS encoding undecaprenyl-diphosphate phosphatase, producing the protein MDLITAIILGAIQGATEFLPVSSSGHLVLAEKILGGTASAGLIFEVIVHFATMVSVLIYFRNKIGKLLISLLPPYTEDKLPSLKLAVIIVIGTIPAVIIGLAFEDYIEIAFGSATMVSVMLIATACLLLSTRLVKPGKKQVGFKSGLIIGIAQAAAIMPGISRSGTTITAGLHLKIAPAEAAEFSFLLSLPAVFGAGVLKSFSLMSSPLESAQLGAYAAGAAAAFVIGYLSIAWLMSLIKKGQFFYFGLYCLLIGVSGLVFL; encoded by the coding sequence TTGGATTTAATTACTGCCATAATACTTGGAGCCATTCAGGGAGCGACTGAATTCCTGCCGGTATCAAGTTCGGGACATTTGGTTTTAGCTGAAAAAATACTTGGCGGCACGGCATCAGCAGGCTTGATATTTGAGGTTATTGTGCATTTTGCCACGATGGTTTCGGTGTTGATATATTTCAGAAATAAAATCGGCAAATTATTGATTAGCTTATTGCCTCCATACACAGAGGATAAACTGCCGTCATTAAAGCTGGCGGTTATAATCGTAATAGGGACAATTCCCGCGGTGATTATCGGTTTGGCGTTTGAGGATTATATCGAAATTGCATTCGGGTCGGCAACAATGGTTTCGGTTATGCTGATAGCTACAGCCTGTCTGCTTCTTTCAACAAGGCTGGTCAAACCCGGCAAGAAACAGGTTGGCTTCAAGTCGGGATTAATAATCGGCATAGCGCAAGCGGCGGCAATCATGCCCGGCATCTCAAGATCGGGTACAACTATTACCGCCGGCTTACATTTAAAAATCGCTCCTGCAGAGGCGGCTGAATTCTCGTTTTTGCTGTCTTTACCGGCAGTGTTTGGCGCCGGAGTTTTAAAATCGTTTAGCCTGATGTCATCACCGCTTGAGAGCGCGCAGCTGGGAGCATATGCGGCTGGCGCAGCAGCAGCTTTTGTAATCGGCTATTTATCCATCGCCTGGCTTATGAGCCTGATAAAAAAAGGACAGTTTTTCTACTTTGGTTTATATTGCCTTTTAATAGGCGTATCAGGATTGGTTTTTCTATGA
- a CDS encoding glycosyltransferase family 9 protein, with protein MKMKKVLIIRFSSMGDVILALPVASSIKQNDKSVIVDFLTKQEYASMFDQFPAVDTAFAYDGNMRFLLKELKKQKYDTVIDLQKNPRSIIFTAGINPKNVVSYPKRRLKRELIIRRPKMKLNIGHTVDAYLAALKRLKVKPIERRPYVELQPEIVKFGEDFIKNTGLKGKIVGLCPGSKHYEKQWLKYQELAELLLADSDKGIIVFSGPFDDFDPNLNISSDQLAAAYKMDIDRIAGIMSMCDVVVSNDSGLMHLAVSLSVPVAAIFGPTHPSLGFSPLGENDSIICDNVECSPCSLHGQKKCRMPQKYCFDNITPQRVKNEVDKILYDANTS; from the coding sequence ATGAAAATGAAAAAAGTATTAATAATCCGCTTCAGTTCTATGGGAGATGTTATCTTAGCCTTGCCTGTGGCTTCATCGATTAAGCAGAATGACAAGTCTGTGATTGTCGATTTTTTAACCAAGCAAGAATATGCCTCCATGTTCGACCAGTTTCCGGCAGTTGATACGGCTTTTGCCTATGATGGGAATATGCGTTTCTTGCTAAAAGAATTGAAAAAGCAAAAATATGATACCGTGATAGACCTTCAAAAAAATCCCCGCAGTATAATATTTACCGCCGGTATAAACCCGAAGAACGTGGTAAGCTATCCCAAGCGTCGGCTAAAAAGAGAGCTGATTATCAGACGTCCCAAAATGAAGCTCAATATCGGGCACACTGTGGATGCTTATTTAGCGGCTCTAAAGCGGCTGAAAGTAAAGCCGATAGAGCGTCGTCCTTATGTTGAACTTCAACCGGAAATCGTCAAATTCGGCGAGGACTTTATAAAAAATACCGGTCTAAAGGGAAAAATAGTCGGTTTATGCCCCGGCTCAAAGCATTACGAGAAGCAGTGGCTTAAATATCAGGAACTTGCGGAATTGTTGTTAGCCGACAGTGATAAGGGTATCATTGTGTTCAGCGGTCCTTTTGATGATTTTGACCCTAATTTGAATATCTCATCCGACCAGTTAGCGGCCGCTTATAAAATGGATATTGACCGGATTGCCGGCATTATGTCGATGTGCGATGTCGTTGTATCCAACGATTCGGGGTTGATGCATCTGGCGGTTTCGTTATCGGTGCCGGTAGCGGCGATATTCGGACCGACTCATCCATCGCTTGGCTTCTCCCCTCTTGGCGAAAACGACAGCATAATCTGCGATAATGTCGAATGTTCGCCATGCAGTCTTCACGGCCAGAAAAAATGCCGCATGCCGCAAAAATACTGTTTCGATAATATCACACCTCAGCGTGTCAAAAATGAAGTCGATAAAATTCTATATGACGCAAATACAAGCTAA
- a CDS encoding O-antigen ligase family protein, with the protein MEKINPYLNNIAYYMLLIFAFALMISNALAATLITLILLIWIAQTVAYRRLEWLDYPLFWPIAALIAYKTIVLLVSGYEGKFGAAFEQLSFPLIYFIVPTIVVTIERRSKVVWLFITGAVLVSGIGIIRYLLDITGRASSIISGVNTLSFFLTITLGFTLSYFIHLKKFAEKLFYGLVSVPIFACVVLTMTRSVYIVVAIYIFLLGIFKDRKLLVPIILLIPIVYSFMPGTLDKIQERLDFSNKKQFYSYRDVLFEHSMAKIDDVGFFGYGINSFPRVVDLESEPRLPKSMPSWHNMYIEYLFDGGPFALLILLWILINQTRYSFARYKKAKNDEQKVFQLGILLLLICMVIVGLLDNPLSDQIVSMYFWTLLGMSVL; encoded by the coding sequence ATGGAAAAAATCAACCCATACTTAAATAATATCGCCTATTACATGTTGTTGATATTTGCTTTTGCTCTAATGATATCCAACGCCTTAGCGGCAACTTTAATTACCTTAATCCTGTTAATATGGATAGCTCAAACAGTGGCTTATCGCCGCTTGGAATGGCTTGACTACCCGCTGTTCTGGCCAATAGCAGCTCTGATTGCATATAAAACCATAGTGCTTTTGGTTTCCGGTTATGAGGGTAAATTTGGAGCGGCTTTCGAGCAGTTATCTTTTCCATTGATATATTTTATCGTGCCGACGATTGTAGTTACAATAGAAAGACGCAGCAAGGTTGTCTGGCTGTTTATTACCGGAGCAGTTCTTGTTTCGGGAATTGGCATCATACGCTATTTGCTGGACATAACCGGCAGAGCGTCTTCTATCATCTCGGGAGTAAATACCTTATCGTTTTTCCTGACTATTACGCTGGGATTTACGCTTTCATATTTTATTCATTTAAAGAAATTTGCTGAAAAATTATTCTATGGATTGGTATCAGTTCCCATATTTGCCTGTGTTGTCTTAACAATGACCAGATCTGTTTATATAGTGGTTGCCATTTATATCTTTTTGCTGGGGATTTTCAAGGACAGAAAACTGCTGGTGCCAATAATTCTGCTAATTCCAATTGTCTATTCATTTATGCCCGGAACGCTTGATAAAATTCAGGAGAGGCTTGATTTCTCGAATAAAAAGCAGTTCTATTCTTACCGTGATGTTCTTTTTGAGCATAGTATGGCAAAAATCGATGATGTCGGATTTTTCGGATACGGCATAAACAGCTTCCCCAGAGTCGTTGATCTTGAATCTGAACCGAGACTTCCCAAATCAATGCCATCCTGGCATAATATGTATATTGAATATCTTTTTGATGGCGGCCCTTTTGCTCTTCTGATATTGCTCTGGATACTAATTAATCAAACTCGTTATTCGTTTGCACGATACAAGAAAGCTAAAAACGATGAGCAAAAAGTATTTCAACTTGGGATACTGCTGCTTTTAATCTGCATGGTAATAGTAGGATTATTAGACAACCCGCTAAGCGACCAAATTGTATCAATGTATTTTTGGACGCTTTTAGGGATGTCGGTACTTTAA
- a CDS encoding bifunctional (p)ppGpp synthetase/guanosine-3',5'-bis(diphosphate) 3'-pyrophosphohydrolase, which yields MAVKTKMNLAQFIIYIEAFNANIDIPLIRKAYEFSDKAHDGQFRESGDHYIEHCLETAFILAEQHMDSTTIAAGLIHDVVEDTPTTIEQVEKEFGPEIAHLVKGLTKLYGLKYKSTTAKQVEYFRKMLLSMSEDIRVIIIKLADRLHNMRTIAPLSDYKKERVALETKEIYAPLAHRLGMGKIKYELEDLSFKVLYPDEYTSLEHKVKQSQEEREQYINEVVSPLRKAIEKDNIAAEISGRAKHLYSIWRKMKNRQVGFRQIYDLFAIRAIVETEQDCYHTLGIVHTLWKPVAERFDDYIGNPKSNMYQSLHTTVVGPRGKMVEIQIRTQSMHYRAENGIAAHWLYKEGKRTYDESDKRLTWVRELLEWQKELTDPDEFLEYFKIDLFKDDIFVYTPIGELIHLQKEATPLDYAFAIHTDVGFHCTGAKVNGKLVPLITSLHSGDEVEIITSSHQHPSVDWLNIVKTPKAKSKIKNWLQQQGYQQAVSLGWEMFERELKRERMKTPSDQQLLEAANEKGFSDIDLMMARLSAGAISLKSILNLIEPEKPEKDISFFEKLKERTRRQPKGISIKGADNLMFRFAKCCQPLPGENIIGFITRGRGITVHSSNCPNAAAITDTDRKIEVLWDVEKGQNFLIQLEALVYDRKNLLREITDTIAETDINVRGAEIKAEGNIADSKPTMGYFLLEVSNLAKLRMAMSKIKKITGVISVHRTRSTARDE from the coding sequence ATGGCTGTAAAAACAAAAATGAATCTGGCTCAGTTTATTATCTATATAGAAGCATTTAACGCCAATATCGACATCCCGTTGATACGTAAAGCCTACGAGTTTTCCGACAAGGCTCATGACGGTCAGTTTCGTGAATCAGGAGACCATTACATCGAGCATTGTCTTGAGACCGCCTTTATCTTAGCTGAACAGCATATGGATTCAACAACCATAGCCGCCGGCTTAATACATGATGTTGTTGAGGATACGCCGACAACGATAGAACAAGTCGAGAAGGAATTCGGACCGGAAATAGCGCATTTAGTTAAAGGTTTGACAAAACTTTACGGATTAAAATATAAATCCACAACCGCCAAACAGGTCGAGTATTTTCGCAAAATGCTTTTATCGATGTCTGAGGACATCAGGGTGATAATAATCAAACTTGCTGACCGACTTCATAATATGCGAACAATTGCCCCTTTGTCAGATTATAAAAAAGAGCGTGTAGCCTTGGAAACAAAAGAAATCTACGCGCCGCTGGCTCATCGGCTTGGCATGGGCAAAATCAAATACGAGCTTGAAGACCTCTCTTTCAAGGTTCTGTATCCTGATGAATATACTTCTTTAGAGCATAAAGTAAAACAAAGCCAGGAGGAAAGAGAGCAGTATATTAACGAGGTTGTTAGCCCACTTCGTAAAGCTATTGAAAAAGACAATATAGCTGCTGAAATATCAGGCAGAGCCAAACATCTATATTCGATATGGCGTAAAATGAAAAATCGCCAGGTGGGATTCAGGCAAATCTATGATTTATTCGCTATCAGGGCGATTGTCGAAACAGAGCAGGATTGCTACCATACCTTGGGAATAGTTCACACCCTATGGAAACCGGTGGCTGAACGTTTTGATGATTATATCGGCAACCCAAAATCTAATATGTATCAGTCGCTTCATACAACTGTTGTTGGCCCCCGCGGCAAGATGGTCGAGATTCAAATCCGTACCCAAAGCATGCATTACCGAGCCGAAAACGGAATCGCCGCTCATTGGCTGTATAAGGAAGGAAAACGCACTTATGATGAATCGGATAAGCGGCTAACATGGGTGCGTGAATTACTCGAATGGCAAAAGGAACTAACCGACCCCGATGAGTTTTTAGAATACTTCAAAATTGATTTATTCAAAGATGATATTTTCGTTTATACGCCAATCGGGGAGTTGATTCATTTGCAGAAAGAAGCGACGCCTCTTGATTATGCATTTGCAATACATACTGATGTCGGTTTTCATTGCACCGGCGCTAAGGTCAACGGCAAACTGGTTCCTTTAATTACGTCCCTGCATTCCGGCGATGAGGTGGAAATAATTACCTCATCCCATCAGCATCCCTCGGTTGATTGGTTAAATATAGTTAAGACACCAAAGGCTAAATCAAAGATTAAAAACTGGCTGCAGCAGCAGGGCTACCAGCAGGCGGTTTCTCTTGGCTGGGAAATGTTTGAAAGAGAGCTTAAACGAGAGCGAATGAAAACACCCTCCGATCAGCAATTATTAGAGGCAGCTAACGAGAAAGGTTTTTCGGATATCGACCTGATGATGGCGCGTCTAAGCGCAGGCGCGATTTCGCTTAAGTCTATACTTAACCTTATAGAGCCGGAAAAGCCGGAAAAAGACATATCGTTTTTTGAAAAACTTAAAGAAAGAACGCGCCGTCAGCCGAAAGGTATAAGCATAAAAGGAGCCGATAATTTAATGTTCCGTTTTGCCAAATGCTGTCAACCGCTTCCCGGCGAAAATATCATCGGTTTTATTACTCGGGGACGAGGGATTACAGTTCACAGCAGCAATTGTCCTAATGCTGCTGCTATCACCGATACTGACAGAAAAATCGAAGTGCTGTGGGATGTCGAAAAAGGTCAGAATTTCCTTATCCAGCTTGAAGCGCTGGTTTATGACAGGAAAAACCTGCTTAGGGAGATAACGGATACTATTGCCGAGACTGATATTAATGTTCGGGGTGCAGAGATTAAGGCTGAGGGTAATATAGCTGACAGCAAACCGACTATGGGTTATTTTTTATTAGAGGTTTCAAACCTGGCAAAGTTAAGAATGGCAATGAGTAAGATTAAAAAGATTACCGGCGTGATTTCTGTCCACAGAACACGGAGTACAGCGCGGGATGAATGA